Genomic segment of Paenibacillus sp. FSL R5-0912:
GGATCTATGCTCTTCCGCCGTATCAAACAGCAGGGGAGCGTACATCAGGTTCTCCATAATATGGCGGGCAATTCTCTGAATGCAGTCCAGCTTGTCCAGATCTGCACAGCGGAGCAGCAGCGGACCAATTCTACGCCAGTGAAGAACCTTCGATAATGTAATTATCTATACACAAATCATAGAAGAAGCCTTCCTCCTGCCCTATAGCCTGAGTGATCCGGTCAAGCTGCTGCATCGCAATAAGCTGGTGCCCATGAACGATATTACTAAGTGTCCCGGAATGAAGCTGGGAGCGCTTGGCGAAATTGGGTTATCGTCAAAGCTTCTGGGTGGACAAGCTAAATATGTACATTTATCAATTAATCTCGCTAGCCCGCGCCTGAGCCTCCGCCTCCATATATTCCTGGATAATCATACTGCCGCCGCTGGTCTGCCATTTCTCGACCTCACTGGCGAAGCCGTCCGCATCGATCTTGCCCAGAATATAATTATAGGTAGCATCCACGATAATGGCTGACAGCTCGGCGTTCTTCTCATCATAAGTAGCGGAGGTTAAACGTACTGTCGGGTCATCGACCAGGAACTGCTCATTATCCTGGCTGAGCTGGTCGGCAAGGGCCGTCAGCTGCTCCTTCTGCGCGACCTCCATAATATTATTGTTGCCGATATCGGCAATCATCAGGGAATAGAGCGGATTCACCTCGAATACGCGCAGCTGGGAGGTTTCCTCTGGAAGGATCACCTTCCCCTCCCCATCGAGCTGATAATGCCGGCCCTCGAAGCCGTACACCATCAGGTTGGCTACATCCTTATCCATCGTACGGTCAAAGAACCCGAGTACCTGTTTCAGTTCCTGCTCTGTGGCAATGGCTTTTTTGGAGAAAAGATACAGGCCGTTGTACTTGGGAATCGACCATACCTTGTACCCGTCCGGCCCCTTGATCCGGTTAATGAGGGTAAGCTCCGCCTTGGGGTTAATGGCCTTGGCCTCAATGGAGAGCCGCTGCACGTCTGTCATACTCCCGATGAATATCCCTGCCGTCCCGCGGATGAACTTATCCCGCTGTACCTCCTTGCTCGTCAGGGCGAAATCCTGGTTGATAATCCCCTCGTTATATAATTTGCGCATGAAATTCATGGTGTCCATGTATTCAGAGGTGGCGAATTCCGGAATGAACCGGTTGTTCTCAATCTTCCAGTTATTCGGCGTGCCGAAATAGGAGCTTAACGTCTTGAATACCCCGTACACCAGGTCATTCCGGTCTACCAGTCCGAGGGTATCCGCTTTGCCGTTCCCGTCCGGATCATTATAGGTGAACTGCTTCATCACCTCGTACAGCTCATCCAGTGTCCCCGGGTGACTCAGGTGCAGATGCTCCAGCCAGTCCTTACGGATAATAATTCCCTGCCTGGAAGCGGGTCTTTCCGTATAGAGGCCATAAATCCCCCCGTCCACTGTGGTCTGCTTAAGGATAGAAGCATCCAGCTGGCGCAGATTCGGGAACTCCTCCAAGTACGGGCCAATCTCCCAAAAAGCGTCGGAACGGATCATATTCTTGACCGGATTATAATCGGTGAATTTGACAAATGTAACTTTGCCGAGGGCACCGTTGGTCAGCGCCGTATTCATTTTGTCCGTGTATACGCCCTCCGGCACCCAGGTAATATTCAGCTGCGTTCCGGTCAATCTCTCAATCTCGGCGATAAGATCCTTGGAAGGCGTTTGCGGGAAATGCAGCGGTGCCAGAATCGAGATAGACGGTTTCTCCCCGGAAGTATCTGAAGGGGTAGAGTTATCCTCACTGCAAGCGCTTAACAAACTGAACGAGAGTAATAGACTTAAGCAGCATACAAGAGTCACCTTCCTGCCCGCCATTCCTTTGAACATTTCATAACCTCCCAAAATCGAAATATTTATATACATTAAGGCCCTATTTATTGAATAATTTAGTATGTAGAGAGATTATTAGAGAAAATGATTATTGCGGCACCAGATGATTATTGTTATTATCCTTCGTGATGCATACACTTAAAGCAGCGATTACGACTACTTCATGCAAAGGTGCTGAACCCGGTGAAACATTTAAGCTTTCTGAGTAAATTAACGATGTTCGCTTTTGCCATCAGCATCCTGCCGGTGCTGTTCATTGGTTCTTTCTCTTATTTCACATCCTCCAAGGAAATTCAAAAAAATGTTAACAAAAGCAAAATGGAACTTATTTTACAAATTACCTCAAATGTAGAACATAAGCTTACCACTGTCAACCAGACCTTGAATCAGGTAGTGAACTCCTCTGTGCTGAAAAAAGCGCTCAATAACCCGCTAAATGTAACCGATTTCATTTTATATAATGACATAAGAAATGAAATCCGCAACATGCAATCTTTCGATACGAAGCTGGAGGATGTCATTCTATTAAATCAGCGGCAGAACTGGATGATCAAGAATTCCGGACTCTACCGCCTGAATGAATACCAGAATTACGAGCAGCTCACGAACCTGATGAATATTCAAGGCACATCGTCCTGGGTGCTGAATCCCTCCTCCCTGTTCTACAGCGAAGAGAGTATTAACGTTACCGGCTGCAATTACAGCATCAGCCTGATTAAGAAGCTCCCTACCACCAAGCTCCAGAAATACGGGCTCGCCATGGCCAATATTCCCGCCTGCAGTCTCCAGGATTTCATCAACTCCGATGTGCAGCCGCTGGACAGCATTATTATGCTGGACGAATCCGGTCGGATTCTGCTCCATCCTGATCGTAACCTGATCGGCCAGCCCGCCGAAGCAGGGGGATTCACGGGCTTCCAGCGGATTGCCGCAGCAGCCGAGCCCTCAGGGCAATTCAAAACCGAAATCAACAAAGAAGATTATTCCATAACCTATATGCGCTCCCCGCTCAACGGATGGATCTACCTGTCGGTAACTTCCATTGAGAGTCTGACCCGTGAATCCGGCAAAATCGGCACCTATACGGTAGTTGTCTGTACGTTCATGCTGCTGCTGTCTGTGCTGCTGGCGTGGCTGGGCTCCCGGCGTATGTACACTCCGATCGAACGGCTGCTGAATCAGATGGGACAGCGCCGTCCGGGCCTGCGGGCAAGGCATACGGATGAATTCCAGCTCATCGGCGAGCAGGTGCATTCCCTGTTCCAATCCAAATCACAGCTGGAGAAAGAGGTCAGCCAGTACATCGGGCAGGTGCGGACCTTCTTCCTGATTCAGGCCTTTCAGGGCAATCTGAGGAAACGTGAGCTGCTGGAGGAACTGGAGCAATACGGGTACCGCAAGCAGGTGGAGGAATGGAAGACGATGGCTGTCATTACGCTGAGCATCGACTTCTCCGAGGAGAGCAGCTATGAGAAAAAGGATCTCAATCTGCTGTTATTCGCGGCGCATAATATGACCCAGGAATTGGTATCGGAGGATAACAGGCTAACCCCTGTGATGATGGGGCATGCCCTGGCGACCGTAATTGGCAGCAGTGACGGCAATACGGAATCTTTTCACCGTACGCTCTATGCCTTGACGGAGAAGCTGCAGCAGGAGATTAATAATTACCTGAAGCTGCAGGTCAGCATCGGGCTTAGTCTGCCGTTCCACTCTTTTGATAAAATGTCCATTGCCTACAGGGAAGGCCTGGAAGCCTTGAAGCACCGGATCACGCTCGGCAAAGGCATCATCATCCAGTACGAGAACATTAACTCCGGCAAACATTATCTCAATCTGAACTACCCTACCCATACCGAAAATGACCTGATGGATGCCATCAAGCTGGCGGACTGCGATAAGGCGAAGGAATTGCTGCATAAGCTGTTCAAGTGTATATTCGCGCTGGGGCTCTCACCGCAGGAATACCAGATTCCGCTGACGCGGCTGCTGAACAATACGCTCATTATGATGCAGGAATCGGGGATTACGCTGAATCAGATCTATCATGCCAACGGTTCATTGTTCGAAGAGCTGACGGATCTGCATATTGTTGCGGAGATTGAAGACTGGTTCTGGACCATCGTCATCCAGCCGGTCATCGCCATCTTCCACAGCAGGCAGAATGCCCAGTATCATAACATCTCCGAGAAGCTGATCGACATCGTCCAGCATGAGTATGACAAGGATCTAACGCTGGAGGAATGTGCTTCCCGGCTGCATTATAACGCCAACTATATCAGCAGTGTGTTCCGTAAGGAGACCCAGTATTACTTCAGTGACTACCTTACAATGTACCGCTTCAAAATGGCGAAGAAATGGCTGGAGGAAACCGATATGCCGGTGAAGGATATCGCCTCACGACTCAGATACAACAATTCGCAGAACTTCATCCGCTCCTTCCGCAAGCAGGAGGGGATGACTCCCGGCCAATACCGCGACAACTTCAGCTCGAGGCCTAAGGCTGTGCCCGATGATTATTAAAGGCAGGGCCCCCAGGCGCGGATTTGGGCTTACGTGATTTTTTTGACCGGATAAAGAACGTAATAAGTACGCCCAGAATCAGCAGGAGGCCGCCGCCAGCGATCGCAATATTCCTGATATCCGGCACGTATACAGCCAGACGCAGCGGCTCGGAATCCGCAAGTGAAATATGCCACGTCAAGGTATTGCCGTCTTGTTCCGCCGCATTATTAGGCCCGTACAGATCATAGGGAATCGTTAATTTGAAATCCACGGAGAAGGTCCCCATCAGCAGCCGCACAAGAGATTTAGGCACGCTTAAGCTGCCGATGCCATCAATAATTTCATCCGAATAGGCGTTCAGCTTAGGCTGGGCCACTACATCGTAACGGGTATACAGCCATCTGTCCGTCTGCCCGACCTCCGCCTCCACTATATCGAGACTGCTGCCGCTGGACTGCAGCTCCTCGATCGAAGCATAGGATTTCAGAAACTGATATTCTGTAGATTTACCGCTTGCCGTTTTGTTCAGCTCAATCCCTGCGGCCGCGAGCCTTGTGGTCAGGAGCTCCTCTATTTTACCGCTGACCAGCTTCTCCGCCCGGGAATCCAGCAGCAGACTGAAGGCCAGATCGAGAGAACCGTTCTTCTTCACCGTCATATGGGCCGTTCCCTGCGCGCAGCCTGTGAGCAGCAGCACAAGCATCATCATCATTAGTATAGTCTTAACTTTAAATCCGTTCAAACCCTGTTCTTTCAACCACTATCCCTCCATCCGCTGCCTGTTGCTATTGCTTAACCGAACCGGCTAGAGGCGAATCTCCTATCATCCGGAAGGTCACAGTTTAGCTTACCATATGCTCCTGTTGGGAGAAAAGCAAGATTAGCCTCAAGCTTATAAAAGCCCCCGGCCTGTGGTCATCCGTGGCTGGGGGCTTTTTGCGTGCAACAAGCAGTTATTTTTTCAAATGATAAGGCACAGTAGTGATAATTACATTTCTGCGGTACAGCAGGTGCGCGCGGATCAGGAGGCTGGATTGGTTATGCAGGATGTTATGCCAGCCTTTCTTCGGAATGAATTGCGGAACGATTACAGTAACCTGATAATTCGATTCGCTTGCTTTGCGCTGGACGGTATCGATGAACTTGGTCAGCGGATGAATGATACTGCGGTAAGGCGAATACAGCGTCACCAGCCGCACCTCGGGATGGAATTTCTTCCACTTCTCCTCGAATATCACGTCATCCTCCCGTTCAAACGGAATGTGTACCGCAATAATCTGTTCAGCGCCCAGTGATTTGGCATACCGCAGGGAATTCTCCACTACATGCGTAATTCCGGCCACCGGCAGAATAATGATATTCCCTTCAATTGCGAGCGGTGGCTCACCGCAGGTTGTAATCCGAAGCTGATCAGCCACCGATTCATAATGCTTGTGGATGCGGTAGAAGAACAGGATAATCAGCGGCAGGAAGACCAGCACCGGCCAGATTTGCGGGAATTTGGTCAAGAAGAACATAATAGTAACAATGAAGCTGATGAGTGCCCCGGTTGTGTTGATGATCAGCTTGGGCAGCCAGCCCTCCGGCTTCTGCCGGATCCATTTAACCATCATGCCGGTCTGTGAGAGCGTGAAGGGGATGAACACCCCTACCGCATACAGAGGAATCAGATGCTCGGTCCGCCCCTTAAAAGCAATGATCAGAATAATCGACAGGACACCGAGGCTGAGAATTCCGTTAGAGTAGCCCAGCCGGTCGCCGCGGACCGTGAACATCCGGGGAATGAATTTATCCTTGGCCAGATTCACGGCCAGCAGCGGAAACGCTGAATATCCGGTATTGGCGGCCAGGATCAGAATGAGTGCCGTGGTCCCCTGAACGAAGAAATACATGAAGTTCCGTCCGAAGACCTGCTCGGCAATATCGGAAACCACCGTAACCTCTTCCCGTGGAGCAATTCCGTAATAATAAGCCAGGAAGACAATCCCTGAGAATAACAGCGCCAGAAGTATGCCCATCGAAGCCAGTGTCTTGGCCGCATTGTTCGGAGCCGGCGCCTTGAAGTTAGGAATGGCATTCGATATGGCCTCCACACCTGTCAGCGCGGAGCTCCCTGAAGAGAATGCCTTTAGGAGGAGGAACAAGCTGACTCCGGCCACCGGCGTACCCAGGGAGGTATGAAGTTCAGCCGGTACATTGCCGGTCACAATGTTGAACAAGCCAAGCCCGATCATAATGAATAGTGCTAGGACGAACAGATAGACCGGATAAGCCAGGAAAGAGGCCGATTCCGTAACGCCCCGCAAATTCAGTGTCGTAATCAGGAGAACAAAGATGATGGCAATAATCACATTATAAGAATGAAGACTGGGAAAAGCAGAAGTAATGGCATCCGTTCCGGCCGATACACTTACTGCCACGGTCAATATGTAGTCCACCAGCAGGGAGCCGCCAGCCACAAGCCCCGGATATTTGCCTAGGTTCTCCTTGGATACCATATACGCTCCGCCGCCTTGGGGATAGGCAAAAATAATCTGCCTGTAGGAGAGAATCAGCGCCGTCAGCAGTACAAGTACTCCTGCTGCAATAGGAATCGAATACCAGAATGCGGCTGTACTGATCGTAATCAGAACCAGCAGAATCTGCTCGGGACCGTAAGCAACCGAAGACAAGGCATCCGAGGATAGAATGGCAAGAGCTTTGGTTTTGTTTAATTTCTGTTCACCCAGTTGCTCCGACTTCAGCGGCCGTCCAATCAGGAATCTTTTTACCGAAGACTTCATCAGCTCACCCGACTTTTTTTAGGTTTATATTACCCACAGAAAATAAAAAATAATCTGCGTCCCTTATTATACGCTTCTGCGGCAAAAACGGATGATTTTCTTATCACGCTTCCTCTTGGGCTTTCTCTTGGGCTTTCTCTTGAAGCTTTCCTTCGCTACAGCCAGTCCTCTTTAAGCAGCATTCGCAGCGTTTCTACGTGGTCTTTGCCAATTTCGGCTGCAATCTCCGCTTCAATGCTTTGCTTGATCTTCTGCATACTCCTGCAGACCTTAGCGCCACGCGGAGTGAGTACAATCTGCTTGTCACGGCTGTTCCCTTCCTTGGAGGCAGTATCTACATAGCCCTCAGTGAGCAAATTGTTGATCGTTTTTTGCGTCCCCTGGCGGGAAAATGCTGATCAGTCTGCTAATCTCCGAAATGGACAGCATGCTATGCAGCTCAAGCAGGGTGTTCAGCAGGCCATCTCCTCATGGCTTTGCCGAACACCCTTTTCCGGGATTAACGCTATGAATTATTTATTAGGTGCCTGCCCCGCAGCTGTACACTGCCGCCAGTAGAATAGAAGGTTGTGCATCCAGAAGGATACGCAGGTTCTTCAGGCTGCTGATTCACCCGGTACTGCCTTTGTCGGAGCCCTGCTCTATGAGATCAGCCGGCTTGCCCAGCGGCACAAACATGCCAAGCCCTCCTAATACCTTAATCCGCTTGCCCTTAAATTCCGTCTCAAATACCCTGACAATTCCATAATCGGATACCACAGTTCCTTCATTGATCATCCGTTCACCAAACAGTGATAGACCGAGTCCCATTAACGGATTGGCCCCGCTTGCTCTTTCCGATACCTTGTCCAGCACCCAGCTCTTATATCTTTCCTCGGAGGGCTTGGTTGCAGACATTACTCCGCACAGCACCAGAATCGCTGCTGCAGCATACACCAGCATCTTCTTCGCCTGCTTCTTCATAAGCTACAACCTCCGCCACTTTCCTAGCAGACTGTAGACTACCGGAATGAACACCAGAGTCAGCAGCGTCGAGGTACTGAGCCCGCCGATCACAGATATAGCCAGACCTTTGGAGATTACGCCTGAGCCTGACTGGGACAGGGCCAGCGGAATAAGGGCACACACCGTGGCCAGTGCCGTCATTACGATCGGACGAACGCGAACTACGCAGGCTTCCATCACAGCTTCAGTAATCGCCATGCCTGAACGGCGGTTGGTCTCAATTCTCTCCAGCATGACTACGGCATTGGTAACCACAATCCCGATGAGCATGAGCATGCCGATCATTCCGCTCATGGACAGAGATTCTCCGGCCAGATACAGCGCACCAAGTGAGCCAAATGGAACAAACAGCAGCGAAGACAGGATGACCACCGGAGTGATACATCCGCCGAACGTAATGAACAGAACTATAAATACCAGTACAACCGCAAGAAGCATTGCCGTTCCCAGGTCCTTGAAGCCGTCCTGCATCAGCTTCTGGCCGCCTCCAACTTCCCAGCTTACGCCGTCCGGCAGGGACAGGGCTGCCATATCTCCTTTCAGTTCCTTGGTCACAGTTCCGATTTCCTCACCGCTGCTCATGGCTGTCAGCTTCACAGCCAGTTTACCATTCTGATGCTGAATGGTAGCAGGAACCTCTATCACCTCAGCCTCCGCAAGATCTCCCAGCAACGCCGGACCGGACGCGGTAGCAACCTTTATACCCATCAGCGCTTCAGCACCCGCGACATCCTGATTGTAACGAAGAGTGGTCTGATAATGCTGATCCTCCAGATTCAATATGCCTATGGATACCGGCTGCAGCCGGTCTTTGACCTGCTGATAGATTAGCCCGGGACTTACACCTTTTTGCCGGGCGGTATCCTTAAGTGTCAATGTATACTCGTTCTGAAGCTGCGCTGCCGAGGTCGACTGATTCTTCAAATCAGACTTCTGCTCCATCATATCGTAAGCCTGCGCCGAGGCAGCAAGCAGATCGGTCATACTCTCTCCGGACAGAATCACCTCCACATTGCTGCCCGAAGGCGGTCCATCCTTCACAAGCTCATCTATGGTTACACTGGCTGCGGGATACCCGGTTTGCACCAGTGCCGGAAGGCTCTGCTCCAGTTCTTCACGGATACTCTGCATTTCACTTTCACTGCTAAGTCCTACTTGTAATTCAGCGGTATAATCTCCTGTTTTATTTTGCTGCAGCCTTTGAACATTTCCTGATGAGCCTACGAAGGCCTGGACGTATTCCACCTGCTCCATCTTCGTTAACTGCTCCTCCACTATCCGGGCCATAGCATCAGTCTGCTCCAGGGATGCAGTCACCGGGAGATCCAGCCGGATCTTAAGTGCCTGTGAAGCTTCAGAGGGTAAAAAGGATTTGCTTATCGACGACGCAAAAAAGACAGAACCGGCGAGCATTGCCAAGGCTACCAGTAGTACCATTGCCTTGTGAGCTACCGCCTGCTGCAGGAGCCGGGTATATCCTTTGCTGAGGCGGGTGGATTCGCTGTGCTCCGGCAGCTTCTTGAACAGGAGCGCTGCCAGGACAGGAATCAATACGAAGGCAATCAGGAGTGACAGCAGAATGGACACAACGACAGCCAGAGAGAAGGGACGGAAGAATTCCCCGACAATACCCTTCACAAAAGCCAGCGGCACAAATACTACAACGGTTGCTACAGTGGAGGCTGTAACCGCGCCGGCCACCTCTTTGACGGCATGCACCAGAATCTCCGTCCGGCTCTTGTCCGGTTCCTTGCGCAGCCAGCGGAAGATATTCTCTATGACCACTATGCTGTCATCGACAATACGGCCGACAGCCACAGCCATACCGCCCATCGTCATAATATTAAGCGAATAGCCCATACTGTCCAGCACGATAATTGTCCCCATAATGGACAGCGGTAAGGAAATTACCGCAATCAGCGTCGCTCTGATATTGCGGAGGAACAGGAGAATGACCACGATGGTAAACAGGGCACCAAATGCGCCTTCATGCAGAAGGGATTGGACCGATTCCGTCACATCCGCTCCCTGATCGACGATCGTATTGGATTCGAAGGAGACTGTGCTATGGAACGCCTCCAGCTGCTCCTTCACCTGATCCACCACTTCAGCTGTATTGCTGTCCTGGGTTTTGTATACATCCAGCAGTACGGCAGGCTGCCCGTTATAACGGGCAATATTGGCCGCCAGCTCCGTTTCGGTAATTGTGGCAATATCCCGCAGGCGCAGACCCGGTGTAGTTTTTGAGGGAAGCGGCGTATTCTGCAGCGCAGCAAGATCCGCCACCCGGCCCTCCAGATTCACCACAGCTTTGCCGTTCTGCTCGGCAAGAGTGCCCAGCGGCAGGATATATTCCGACTGCTTCAATCCTGTGCTGATATCGGACAGTATGATTCCGCTGGCGGCAGCCTTGGCTTCATCAACGCTGATGACAAGCTGCCGTTCCGACAAGCCGCTGGCATCCACCGAACTGACCCCATCCACCCGGCCAAGCTCCGGCAGAAGGGAAGCAGTAATCTGCTGCTGCAGTCCGGCAGCATCGGCAGAAGCCAGTGCTACCTGGTACACCGGTCTGGCATCAGTGGATATCCGCTTGTATGCCACTGATGCACCTTCAGGAAGTCCCAGCTTCGCTACGGCGCTTTCCACCTCCTGCTCCAGCTTATTCATATCGGTTCCAAATTCATAGGAAGCCTGAATAATGACACCGCCCGCAGACGTTTGGCTGGTTAAGGCATCATAGGGCTGCAAATTTCCTATTGTACTCTCAACAGGCATAGTAATATCACGTTCTATTTCTTCTGCTGAATGATTAAGATGCTTGACCTGTATCACAAGGGCTGGCATCTCCACATTCGGATATTTCTCCTGCTGTATGCCAAAGGCCGACAACACACCGGATACGACCAATGCCAGAGTGAGCATAATTACAGAAGAACGGTTTCTCAATATAAATCGCCACAAGCTATTCATGAAGATTTCTCTCCTTTCGGTTTGAAATCTATCTTAGAATGCTATTGTGTCCTGAGAATGTCCTGCTGCAGCATAACTGTCACAATCGTTCCTTCACCTGAGCGGCTCTGAACAGCAATGGTGCCTCCATGCAGCTCCACGATCTTGCGTACAATTGACAATCCCAGCCCGCTGCTCTTCACTGATCGGTCTCTGGACTTGTCCCCCATGTAGAACCGGTCAAAGATGCGGGGCAGATCCTCCTCACTGATCCCCTGTCCGTTATCGCGGAAGACTACGGTTACTTGTCCCGCCGCTTCCTCTGCGCTGACGGATATCTCCCCGCCGGACGGCGTATATTTCACGCTGTTGGACAGGAGATTATGCCAGACCTGCTCCAGCTGATGCTCATCACCAGCAATTCGTACGGGCTGCAGGTCAGACAGATTAATCTCCAGGGATTTGCCCAGCCACTGGGGCTGCAAAGAAAGGAATACCTTGCGTATCTGCTGGTCCAGCTCGTACTCCCGGACATTCAGCGGACTCTGCATACTCTCTAGTGCAGACAGATGCAGCAGCTTGCTGCTTAACTGGGCCAGCCTGCCGCTCTCCTCTTCAATAATATTCAAATAACGGCGGTTCTGCTCTTCAGGCAGCCGGTTATCGCGGATGGCCGCCGCGAAGCCTTTGATTGAAGTCAGCGGAGACTGAATTTCATGGGATACATTGGAGACAAACTCCTTGCGCAGCTGCTCCACCTGGCTGAGCTCAGCGCTCATCCTGTTGAAGCTCCGGGCCAGCTCCCCGATCTCGTCCTGCCGCTTGTCCGGCACCCGCTCCTCGAAATGACCCTCCGCAATGCGTGTAGTCATTACCGTAAGCCTTTTAATAGGCTTCACCAGCCAGTGAATGGCAATTACATACAGCATGCTGCCGATGAACAGCGCCAGGGCCAACGCCAGAATAAGTGAATTCTTAAGCCGCAGCAGCGCCCCTTTGTACAGGGGTTTCAGAAACAGGGCATATCTATGGCCGTTCATTTCAAAAGGCAGCCCAATGGTCCGTGTACTCTGGATACCCCGTTTGGAGAAATCAAACCGGTGAACGCCCCCGTTCAGCACCTTCTCCACATCTTCCGGGCTGGCAAAGCTCTCCGCCTTGGCTATACCCAGGAATCTCTCCGACCCGTCGCTCCCAAAAAGCACACCCTGTGAGCGCATCGTATAGATTTGCGGCAGCAGTTCATTCCAGTCACCAGTCCGGTTGGACTTATACAGCTCAATCATGGATTTGCCGGACTGGATCAGATCATCCTCCAGCTCATGAAATATCCGGTCTTCATTCACGTTATAGCTGACCACAAAGGCCACAGACAGGCTCACAGCCACCACAATGATAAAGGTTACGATTACGCGGACGTATAGCGTCTTAATCATCGGCGGCTCCTGTCAGCCTGTAGCCCAGGCCGCGGATCGAAGCAATTTCGAACGGCGGCGGGTCGCCTGCGAATTTTTTGCGGAGCTTCTTCACATGTGTATCAATCGTCCGGTCGCTGCCATCAAATTCAAGCCCCCATATATCACTGATCAGCTGCTCTCTGGAAAAGACTTGGCCCGGGCTGCTGACCAGCTTGAACAACAGTTGAAATTCCTTAAGCGGCAGCGTGACGTTTACACCGTTCCAGACTGCTTCCATAGTCCGTATATCCAGTTTTACGCCGCCAACAGAGGCCAGACCTGTCTCGTTGACCTTGGATCTGCGCAGAATGACCTTGACCCGCAGGATCAGCTCTCTAAGATCAAACGGCTTTACTACGTAATCATCCGTGCCCAGCTGAAATCCTTTCACCCGGTCCTCGCTTTCCCCCTTGGCCGTCACCATCAGCACCGGCATATCGTAACGCTCACGGATTTCCCTGCACAGCTCCCAGCCGTCTTTACCGGGCATCATAATATCGATAATGGCAAGCTGGAAGGAATGCCTCTCCATAAGGCCGGAGGCTTCGTTGCCGTCTGCTGCCTGAACTACTTTGTAACCCTCCATCGATAAATACAGCTCAATCAGTTCCCTGATATGGGCATCATCGTCAACAACCAGAATTGAAATCATCCGCTGCCCCTCTCCGCCTCTGCCTCTGCCTCCAGAAGCTAATCATTCACAATATTATAGTGGATTCCCGTTGTAGAATGCACCTAAGATATTATATTTGAACAATCCAGTCATTCCCTGCTGTATTCATCACAGACATATGGGTATAGTGCATAATATGATAAGCAAATATCATACGACTGAAGGAGCAGCTTTTGCATGAACACGAAACAAGAATTCGATAATCTCATGGCATTTGCCAATGATTTAATCAATGAGAATCTCGGTTTTTATTACGATATCAATTACGGCTACTTCCAGCCGGAGACTCATCCGATTGTGGACTTCATAAGGCTCATAGGCAGACGGATTCAGAGCCAGCTGATGCTGATGCCCGCGCTCTACGGTGAGATCGACCAGATGGAGCGGATTTTCTCGGACAACCTGTTCTTTGATGAGTGGGCAGAGGTTACAGAGGACA
This window contains:
- a CDS encoding extracellular solute-binding protein, which codes for MFKGMAGRKVTLVCCLSLLLSFSLLSACSEDNSTPSDTSGEKPSISILAPLHFPQTPSKDLIAEIERLTGTQLNITWVPEGVYTDKMNTALTNGALGKVTFVKFTDYNPVKNMIRSDAFWEIGPYLEEFPNLRQLDASILKQTTVDGGIYGLYTERPASRQGIIIRKDWLEHLHLSHPGTLDELYEVMKQFTYNDPDGNGKADTLGLVDRNDLVYGVFKTLSSYFGTPNNWKIENNRFIPEFATSEYMDTMNFMRKLYNEGIINQDFALTSKEVQRDKFIRGTAGIFIGSMTDVQRLSIEAKAINPKAELTLINRIKGPDGYKVWSIPKYNGLYLFSKKAIATEQELKQVLGFFDRTMDKDVANLMVYGFEGRHYQLDGEGKVILPEETSQLRVFEVNPLYSLMIADIGNNNIMEVAQKEQLTALADQLSQDNEQFLVDDPTVRLTSATYDEKNAELSAIIVDATYNYILGKIDADGFASEVEKWQTSGGSMIIQEYMEAEAQARASEIN
- a CDS encoding AraC family transcriptional regulator codes for the protein MKHLSFLSKLTMFAFAISILPVLFIGSFSYFTSSKEIQKNVNKSKMELILQITSNVEHKLTTVNQTLNQVVNSSVLKKALNNPLNVTDFILYNDIRNEIRNMQSFDTKLEDVILLNQRQNWMIKNSGLYRLNEYQNYEQLTNLMNIQGTSSWVLNPSSLFYSEESINVTGCNYSISLIKKLPTTKLQKYGLAMANIPACSLQDFINSDVQPLDSIIMLDESGRILLHPDRNLIGQPAEAGGFTGFQRIAAAAEPSGQFKTEINKEDYSITYMRSPLNGWIYLSVTSIESLTRESGKIGTYTVVVCTFMLLLSVLLAWLGSRRMYTPIERLLNQMGQRRPGLRARHTDEFQLIGEQVHSLFQSKSQLEKEVSQYIGQVRTFFLIQAFQGNLRKRELLEELEQYGYRKQVEEWKTMAVITLSIDFSEESSYEKKDLNLLLFAAHNMTQELVSEDNRLTPVMMGHALATVIGSSDGNTESFHRTLYALTEKLQQEINNYLKLQVSIGLSLPFHSFDKMSIAYREGLEALKHRITLGKGIIIQYENINSGKHYLNLNYPTHTENDLMDAIKLADCDKAKELLHKLFKCIFALGLSPQEYQIPLTRLLNNTLIMMQESGITLNQIYHANGSLFEELTDLHIVAEIEDWFWTIVIQPVIAIFHSRQNAQYHNISEKLIDIVQHEYDKDLTLEECASRLHYNANYISSVFRKETQYYFSDYLTMYRFKMAKKWLEETDMPVKDIASRLRYNNSQNFIRSFRKQEGMTPGQYRDNFSSRPKAVPDDY
- a CDS encoding DUF3153 domain-containing protein, whose product is MKEQGLNGFKVKTILMMMMLVLLLTGCAQGTAHMTVKKNGSLDLAFSLLLDSRAEKLVSGKIEELLTTRLAAAGIELNKTASGKSTEYQFLKSYASIEELQSSGSSLDIVEAEVGQTDRWLYTRYDVVAQPKLNAYSDEIIDGIGSLSVPKSLVRLLMGTFSVDFKLTIPYDLYGPNNAAEQDGNTLTWHISLADSEPLRLAVYVPDIRNIAIAGGGLLLILGVLITFFIRSKKSRKPKSAPGGPAFNNHRAQP
- a CDS encoding APC family permease yields the protein MKSSVKRFLIGRPLKSEQLGEQKLNKTKALAILSSDALSSVAYGPEQILLVLITISTAAFWYSIPIAAGVLVLLTALILSYRQIIFAYPQGGGAYMVSKENLGKYPGLVAGGSLLVDYILTVAVSVSAGTDAITSAFPSLHSYNVIIAIIFVLLITTLNLRGVTESASFLAYPVYLFVLALFIMIGLGLFNIVTGNVPAELHTSLGTPVAGVSLFLLLKAFSSGSSALTGVEAISNAIPNFKAPAPNNAAKTLASMGILLALLFSGIVFLAYYYGIAPREEVTVVSDIAEQVFGRNFMYFFVQGTTALILILAANTGYSAFPLLAVNLAKDKFIPRMFTVRGDRLGYSNGILSLGVLSIILIIAFKGRTEHLIPLYAVGVFIPFTLSQTGMMVKWIRQKPEGWLPKLIINTTGALISFIVTIMFFLTKFPQIWPVLVFLPLIILFFYRIHKHYESVADQLRITTCGEPPLAIEGNIIILPVAGITHVVENSLRYAKSLGAEQIIAVHIPFEREDDVIFEEKWKKFHPEVRLVTLYSPYRSIIHPLTKFIDTVQRKASESNYQVTVIVPQFIPKKGWHNILHNQSSLLIRAHLLYRRNVIITTVPYHLKK